A DNA window from Actinomycetota bacterium contains the following coding sequences:
- a CDS encoding TetR/AcrR family transcriptional regulator, translating to MTESLQSPAVRPPGRPRNPQAEQAILDATLELLARDGFGRLSVEAVAAEAGVGKATIYRRWASKLELVLAAVRQLSDHPLPTLTTGTTRDDLVTLLRHVIDALSTSIAGRILPGLVAETARSPELLGVLQAFWITRRQLMLQVLRRGWAQGDLPDNMDHELLADMLYGPVHYRFLISAAPLGPQLADDLVDAVMPRLKPPRPPWAPPGPTEP from the coding sequence ATGACCGAGTCACTGCAGTCGCCCGCGGTTCGGCCCCCCGGCCGTCCCCGCAATCCGCAAGCAGAACAGGCGATCCTCGATGCGACGCTGGAACTGCTCGCTCGGGATGGTTTTGGCCGGCTGAGCGTCGAGGCGGTCGCCGCTGAGGCGGGGGTGGGCAAAGCCACCATCTACCGGCGCTGGGCATCCAAGCTGGAACTGGTCCTGGCCGCCGTCCGCCAACTCTCCGACCACCCCCTCCCCACCCTCACCACCGGCACCACCCGGGACGACCTGGTGACGCTCCTGCGCCACGTCATCGACGCCCTGAGCACCAGCATCGCCGGCCGCATCCTGCCCGGGCTGGTCGCGGAGACCGCCCGCAGCCCGGAGCTGCTCGGTGTGCTGCAGGCCTTCTGGATCACCCGCCGCCAGTTGATGCTCCAGGTGCTCCGCCGGGGCTGGGCGCAGGGCGATCTGCCGGACAATATGGATCACGAACTGCTCGCCGACATGCTGTACGGGCCGGTGCACTACCGCTTCCTGATCAGCGCTGCCCCACTGGGGCCCCAACTCGCCGACGACCTGGTGGATGCGGTGATGCCCCGACTGAAGCCTCCCCGACCGCCCTGGGCGCCACCGGGTCCCACCGAGCCGTAG
- a CDS encoding glycosyltransferase family 4 protein, with protein MRVALLAPISWRVPPRHYGPWELFASLLVEGLVARGVDVTLFATGDSVTSATLDSVVAHPWSEDPSVDPKVAECLHIAHAFERAGEFDLIHNSFDFLPLTYSDLVSTPVLTTIHGFSSPRIVPVYQRYNRTTSYVAISDADRHPSLDYLTTIYHGIDTDQFGLHPAPGGYLLFFGRIHPDKGAAEAIAVARRAGMPLVIAGIVQDQAYFDREVAPHVDGIRVRYLGPVGAERRSEVLGAAAALLHLIGFDEPFGLSVVEAMACGTPVIAFSRGSMPELIDPGVTGFLVATRDEAVAAVEAAGTLDRPGIRAQAVARFGRERMVSEYLDAYAQVVHAAS; from the coding sequence CTGCGGGTCGCCCTCCTGGCCCCGATCTCCTGGCGGGTGCCTCCCCGGCATTACGGCCCCTGGGAACTCTTTGCCTCCCTCCTGGTCGAGGGTCTGGTGGCGCGGGGCGTGGATGTCACCCTCTTTGCCACCGGAGACTCGGTCACCTCGGCCACACTGGATTCCGTCGTGGCGCATCCCTGGTCCGAGGATCCCTCCGTGGACCCCAAGGTGGCGGAATGCCTGCACATCGCCCACGCCTTCGAGCGGGCGGGGGAATTTGACCTGATCCACAACAGCTTCGACTTCCTGCCCCTCACCTACAGCGACCTGGTCTCCACGCCGGTGCTCACCACGATCCACGGCTTCTCCTCGCCCAGGATCGTCCCGGTGTACCAGCGCTACAACCGGACCACCAGCTACGTGGCGATCAGCGACGCCGACCGCCACCCGAGCCTCGACTACCTGACGACCATCTATCACGGCATCGACACCGACCAGTTCGGGCTACACCCGGCACCGGGCGGTTACCTGCTCTTCTTCGGCCGCATCCATCCCGACAAGGGAGCTGCCGAGGCCATTGCCGTGGCCCGGCGGGCAGGCATGCCCCTCGTGATCGCCGGCATCGTCCAGGACCAGGCGTACTTCGACCGCGAGGTGGCCCCGCACGTCGACGGGATCCGGGTGCGCTACCTGGGACCGGTCGGCGCCGAGCGGCGCTCGGAGGTGCTCGGCGCCGCTGCGGCTCTCCTGCACCTCATCGGCTTCGACGAGCCGTTCGGGTTGAGCGTGGTGGAGGCGATGGCGTGCGGCACCCCGGTCATCGCCTTCTCCCGGGGATCGATGCCTGAGCTGATCGACCCGGGAGTCACCGGTTTTCTGGTCGCCACGCGGGACGAGGCGGTGGCGGCCGTCGAGGCTGCCGGCACCCTCGATCGTCCGGGCATCCGGGCACAGGCCGTTGCCCGTTTCGGCCGGGAGCGGATGGTCTCGGAATACCTCGACGCCTACGCCCAGGTGGTCCACGCTGCGTCCTGA
- a CDS encoding glycosyltransferase has translation MRAATYGLLSTYPPTECGLATFTAALRTHLAGPAADPQAVGVVRVVDRLGSGPSRPEVVQDLVKGSSSSRRAAAAALNGFDVAIVQHEYGIFGGPDGAEVLELLDKVTVPTIVVLHTVLVNPSPHQRQILERVVGQADAVVTMTRTAHRRLRSYEVDMTKASVIPHGAHVPERLVAPRYDAQRPTILTWGLLGPGKGIEWAIAALALLGHVRPAPRYLVLGKTHPKVLEHQGETYREELAAQAGELGVSELVEFDSAYRTVAELEAVIRDADLILLPYDSPDQVTSGVLIEAVAAGKPVISSRFPHAVELLSDGVGLLVPHRNPEAIAGALEQVLTDPALKARMAAGAARLAPQLGWPAVAGQYRELGARMIESRVTNVA, from the coding sequence ATGAGGGCAGCGACCTACGGGCTCTTGAGCACCTACCCCCCCACGGAATGCGGCCTGGCCACCTTCACGGCGGCCCTGCGCACCCATCTCGCCGGACCCGCCGCTGATCCCCAGGCGGTCGGCGTGGTCCGCGTGGTCGACCGGCTCGGTTCCGGCCCTTCCCGGCCGGAGGTCGTCCAGGACCTGGTCAAGGGATCTTCCTCCAGCCGTCGCGCCGCCGCGGCAGCCCTGAACGGCTTCGATGTCGCCATCGTGCAGCACGAGTACGGCATCTTCGGCGGCCCCGATGGCGCCGAGGTGCTCGAACTGCTGGACAAGGTGACGGTGCCCACCATCGTCGTGCTCCACACGGTCCTGGTGAACCCCAGCCCGCACCAGCGCCAGATCCTAGAACGCGTCGTCGGCCAGGCCGACGCCGTGGTCACCATGACCCGGACGGCCCACCGGCGGCTGCGCAGCTACGAGGTCGACATGACCAAGGCCTCCGTCATCCCCCACGGCGCCCATGTGCCCGAGCGCCTGGTGGCCCCGCGCTATGACGCCCAGCGCCCGACCATTCTCACCTGGGGCCTCCTGGGCCCGGGCAAGGGCATCGAGTGGGCCATTGCCGCCCTCGCACTCCTGGGTCACGTGCGACCGGCCCCCCGGTACCTGGTTCTTGGCAAGACCCATCCCAAGGTCTTGGAGCACCAAGGCGAGACCTACCGCGAGGAGCTGGCCGCACAGGCGGGCGAACTCGGCGTCTCGGAGCTGGTGGAATTCGACTCGGCCTACCGCACCGTGGCGGAGCTGGAAGCGGTGATCCGCGATGCCGACCTCATCCTGCTGCCCTACGACTCGCCGGACCAGGTGACCTCCGGGGTGCTCATCGAGGCGGTCGCCGCGGGTAAGCCGGTCATCTCGTCCCGATTCCCCCATGCGGTGGAACTGCTGAGCGATGGCGTGGGTCTCCTGGTGCCGCACCGCAACCCGGAGGCGATCGCGGGCGCACTGGAGCAGGTGCTCACCGATCCCGCCTTGAAGGCCCGGATGGCCGCGGGAGCCGCCCGTCTTGCGCCCCAGCTGGGCTGGCCGGCGGTTGCCGGCCAGTACCGGGAACTGGGCGCCCGCATGATCGAGTCGCGCGTCACCAACGTCGCCTGA
- a CDS encoding glycosyltransferase, whose translation MTLASLNFAHLIRLTDDTGLLEHARLAVPRRGTGYCVDDAARGLLVISREDPLPPSLARLGECYLSLLSFAQVPDGRCHNRLGYDRRWEDEAGLGDWWGRALWGLGTAAGSHADPWIRDGALEGFHQSAQCRSDAPRAMAFAALGAAEILRAHPGDPAAVALIAAAVKAIGPARPSSRLPAWPWPEPRLAYANAVFPEALIAAGVSLGDDRLVARGLDLLDWLLDIETHCDHLSVTPVGGWAPGDPRPAFDQQAIEVAALADACARAFTVSPDTRWSEGIARAVGWFLGNNDAGVAMMDPATGGGFDGLSAAGRNANQGAESTLALISTLQQSRRFVPSTV comes from the coding sequence TTGACCCTGGCCAGCCTCAACTTCGCCCACCTGATCCGCCTCACCGACGATACGGGGCTGTTGGAGCATGCGCGGTTGGCGGTCCCCCGCCGGGGCACGGGCTACTGCGTGGACGATGCTGCCCGCGGCCTGCTGGTAATCAGCCGTGAGGACCCGTTGCCGCCCTCCCTGGCCCGCCTCGGCGAGTGCTACCTGTCCCTGCTGAGCTTCGCCCAGGTGCCCGATGGCCGGTGCCACAACCGCTTGGGCTACGATCGTCGCTGGGAGGATGAAGCCGGCCTGGGAGACTGGTGGGGTCGGGCGCTGTGGGGCCTGGGTACCGCCGCCGGCAGCCATGCCGACCCCTGGATCCGCGACGGCGCCCTGGAGGGCTTCCACCAGAGCGCCCAGTGCCGTTCCGACGCCCCCCGGGCGATGGCCTTCGCCGCCCTCGGGGCCGCCGAGATCCTGCGGGCGCACCCCGGGGATCCCGCTGCCGTTGCCCTGATCGCGGCCGCGGTCAAGGCCATCGGACCCGCCCGGCCGTCGTCCCGACTGCCGGCGTGGCCGTGGCCCGAGCCCCGGTTGGCCTATGCCAACGCGGTCTTCCCGGAGGCGCTCATCGCCGCAGGGGTGTCGCTGGGTGACGATAGGCTGGTGGCGCGCGGCCTGGACCTCCTGGATTGGCTTCTCGATATCGAAACGCACTGCGACCATCTGTCTGTGACCCCGGTGGGCGGATGGGCGCCGGGAGATCCGCGTCCCGCCTTCGACCAGCAGGCAATTGAGGTAGCCGCCCTGGCCGACGCCTGCGCCCGCGCCTTCACCGTATCGCCGGATACCCGCTGGTCCGAGGGCATCGCGCGGGCGGTGGGATGGTTCCTGGGCAACAACGACGCCGGCGTGGCCATGATGGACCCGGCCACCGGAGGCGGCTTCGACGGCCTCAGCGCCGCCGGCCGCAACGCCAATCAGGGGGCCGAATCCACCCTTGCCCTCATCTCGACGCTGCAGCAGAGCCGCCGCTTCGTGCCCAGCACCGTGTGA
- a CDS encoding glycoside hydrolase family 130 protein, with amino-acid sequence MSVAQQASALVTRSSIRLTPDSSRVLATMFLPGEEMPEDRSRATAVIERVLMLSAEEVSATLADLRARFAGRHRDLGATFLRHYQAVAPRIGSGNEPPENHRRLIGAYFTHEESPEGAALTNPCMVAHPDQSGLAPGEVRFVLSLRAVGEGHVSSLEFRTGVIGDDLEVRIDEPAGLLAKGTLQAALYERGEFERRRGRGVGEETERLVLDSLPARFTKAAMEEAIASLNPLFTGRKVARDTLTALRGVLANNYEVAFAEDTAVDERILVPVGPTESHGIEDARFVRFVDDEGGVVYYATYTAYDGSHVVPQLLVTKDFRVFRTHQLSGPAAKNKGMALFPRRVGGRFLSLSRWDRESNSLTASDDGLDWGTPVPIQSPTRTWELIQIGNCGSPLETPAGWLVLTHGVGPMRTYSIGAVLLDLHDPTKLLGRLREPLLMPIAAERNGYVPNVVYSCGGLVHGDALVLPYGYGDVAVGVAVVDLPRLFDLLL; translated from the coding sequence GTGAGCGTCGCCCAGCAGGCCTCGGCCCTGGTCACCCGGTCATCCATCCGGCTGACGCCGGATTCCTCGCGGGTCCTGGCGACGATGTTCCTACCCGGCGAGGAGATGCCCGAGGATCGCTCCCGGGCAACCGCGGTCATCGAGCGGGTGCTGATGCTGAGCGCCGAGGAGGTGTCGGCCACCCTGGCCGACCTCAGGGCACGCTTTGCCGGCCGCCACCGGGATCTGGGCGCCACCTTCCTGCGCCATTACCAGGCGGTGGCCCCCCGCATCGGGTCCGGCAATGAGCCGCCCGAGAATCACCGCCGGCTCATCGGCGCCTACTTCACCCATGAGGAATCCCCCGAGGGGGCGGCACTGACCAACCCCTGCATGGTGGCCCACCCGGACCAGAGCGGGTTGGCGCCCGGCGAGGTGCGCTTTGTGCTCAGCCTGCGGGCGGTGGGCGAGGGCCATGTCTCCAGCCTCGAGTTCCGCACCGGGGTCATCGGGGACGACCTCGAGGTGCGGATCGACGAGCCTGCCGGCCTGTTGGCGAAGGGGACGCTGCAAGCGGCTCTGTACGAGCGGGGGGAGTTCGAGCGCCGGCGCGGTCGGGGCGTGGGCGAGGAGACGGAGCGCCTGGTGCTGGACTCCCTCCCGGCCCGCTTCACCAAGGCGGCGATGGAGGAGGCGATCGCCAGCCTCAATCCGCTCTTCACCGGGCGCAAGGTTGCCCGGGACACCCTCACTGCGCTGCGGGGCGTCCTGGCCAACAACTACGAGGTGGCCTTTGCCGAGGACACCGCCGTGGACGAGCGGATCCTGGTGCCGGTGGGGCCGACGGAGAGTCACGGGATCGAGGACGCCCGCTTCGTGCGCTTCGTCGACGACGAGGGCGGCGTCGTCTACTACGCCACCTACACGGCGTACGACGGCAGCCACGTGGTACCCCAGCTACTGGTCACCAAGGACTTCCGCGTCTTCCGCACCCATCAACTCAGCGGGCCCGCCGCCAAGAACAAGGGCATGGCCCTGTTCCCCCGCCGCGTCGGCGGCAGGTTCCTGAGCCTGTCGCGCTGGGACCGGGAATCGAACTCCCTGACCGCGTCCGATGACGGCCTGGACTGGGGTACCCCGGTGCCCATCCAGAGCCCCACCAGGACGTGGGAACTGATCCAGATCGGCAACTGTGGGTCACCCCTCGAGACGCCGGCGGGTTGGCTCGTCCTCACCCACGGCGTGGGGCCGATGCGGACCTACTCCATCGGGGCGGTGCTGCTCGACCTCCACGACCCGACCAAGCTGTTGGGGAGGCTGCGGGAGCCGCTTCTTATGCCCATCGCTGCGGAGCGCAACGGCTACGTCCCCAACGTGGTGTACTCCTGCGGCGGGCTGGTGCACGGCGATGCCCTGGTGCTTCCCTACGGCTACGGTGACGTCGCCGTGGGTGTCGCCGTCGTGGACCTTCCCCGGCTGTTCGACCTGCTCCTGTAG
- a CDS encoding M48 family metallopeptidase — translation MTPQTATQTDVPRQLALADAAETSIVHSVEVRRSSRRKATVAARLERGNLIVYLPARMSAAEEAVWVGRMRERLEAKERRKRLNRDGDLERRARELNDRYFGGKLAWSSLSYVGNQNHRYGSCTVGTGAIRLSDSLAGMPAWVRDYVLVHELAHLAVPNHSADFWALVNRYPLTERARGFLIAKGIEAHDEA, via the coding sequence ATGACCCCTCAGACGGCAACCCAGACCGACGTCCCACGCCAGCTCGCCCTGGCCGACGCCGCTGAGACCTCCATCGTCCACTCGGTCGAGGTCCGCCGCTCCAGCCGCCGCAAAGCCACGGTCGCCGCCCGGTTGGAGCGAGGCAACCTTATCGTGTATCTCCCGGCCCGCATGTCTGCCGCCGAGGAGGCGGTGTGGGTGGGCCGGATGCGCGAGCGCCTCGAGGCCAAGGAGCGCCGCAAGCGGCTCAACAGAGACGGCGACCTCGAGCGCCGGGCCCGGGAGCTGAACGACCGGTACTTCGGCGGCAAGCTGGCCTGGTCGTCGCTCAGCTACGTCGGGAACCAGAACCACCGCTACGGGTCGTGCACCGTGGGCACCGGCGCCATCCGGCTGTCGGACTCGCTGGCGGGCATGCCGGCCTGGGTGCGGGACTACGTCCTGGTCCACGAGCTGGCCCACCTGGCGGTGCCCAACCACTCGGCCGACTTCTGGGCCCTGGTCAACCGCTACCCGCTCACCGAGCGGGCCCGGGGCTTCCTCATCGCCAAGGGCATCGAGGCCCACGACGAGGCGTAG
- a CDS encoding ACT domain-containing protein: MKAFTITAVGGDRPGIVAGFTRVLLDLGCNLADCTMSRLADQFAMILLIEAPDRLAPARLESALAEPMSRFGLVATMKELSGGTGPEPAEPYVVSAYGKDRPGIVHALAAALAERGVNIVDLRSHLAGEDLYALILDIAVPPATDVARLEAGLGEVAAGLGVSLTLRSAEAAEL; this comes from the coding sequence TTGAAAGCTTTCACCATCACCGCCGTCGGCGGCGACCGCCCCGGCATCGTGGCCGGCTTCACCCGGGTGCTCCTGGATCTCGGGTGCAACCTCGCCGACTGCACGATGAGCCGCCTCGCCGACCAGTTCGCCATGATCCTGCTCATCGAGGCCCCCGATCGCCTGGCTCCCGCCCGGCTGGAGTCGGCCCTGGCGGAGCCGATGAGCCGCTTCGGGCTGGTGGCCACCATGAAGGAGCTGTCCGGGGGCACCGGGCCGGAGCCGGCGGAGCCCTACGTCGTCTCCGCCTACGGCAAGGACCGGCCGGGCATCGTGCATGCGCTGGCCGCCGCCCTGGCGGAGCGGGGCGTCAACATCGTCGACCTGCGCAGCCACCTGGCGGGTGAGGACCTCTATGCCCTGATCCTCGACATCGCCGTGCCGCCGGCGACGGACGTCGCCCGGCTGGAGGCCGGGCTGGGCGAAGTCGCCGCCGGGCTGGGGGTCTCCCTGACCCTGCGCTCGGCCGAAGCCGCCGAGTTGTAG
- the def gene encoding peptide deformylase, with translation MAVRPVRTYPDPILKAIAPACDAVDDAVRAVAVDLLETMRFHPRCVGLSAPQIGVSARVICVDVTGHPKATACHGTLVIVNPEVVAEEGSELGREGCLSLPSITADVRRAARIFVKGLTVMGEAVGAETTGFEARAILHEVDHLDGILILDRVVSPAEIFPRRVR, from the coding sequence GTGGCCGTCCGTCCGGTCCGGACCTACCCCGACCCCATCCTGAAGGCCATCGCCCCGGCGTGTGATGCCGTGGACGACGCCGTCCGGGCGGTGGCGGTCGACCTGCTGGAGACCATGCGCTTCCACCCGCGCTGCGTGGGGCTCTCGGCCCCCCAGATCGGCGTCTCCGCCCGGGTGATCTGCGTCGATGTCACCGGCCACCCCAAGGCGACCGCCTGCCACGGCACCCTGGTGATCGTGAACCCGGAGGTCGTGGCCGAGGAGGGCTCCGAACTGGGCCGGGAGGGGTGCCTGTCGCTGCCGAGCATCACCGCCGACGTCCGCCGGGCGGCCCGCATTTTCGTGAAGGGCCTGACCGTCATGGGTGAGGCGGTGGGGGCCGAGACGACCGGCTTCGAGGCCCGGGCGATCCTGCACGAGGTGGACCACCTGGACGGCATCCTGATCCTGGATCGGGTGGTATCCCCGGCCGAAATTTTCCCGCGGCGGGTGCGCTAG
- a CDS encoding TIGR03617 family F420-dependent LLM class oxidoreductase — protein MRYGMVVGGPLAAIGPLAQGIEERGFDSVWSTETSSNPFIQAALAAQATTRVRIGTAIALAFPRAPGIAAMEALDLDELSGGRFVLGIGTQVKRVNEQRFSTPFEHPAPRMKDYAAAVRAFWGGYAGQEPAHRGRFYTVTMAPWPRIVPPARPSVPIYFAAVGAGMLRAAGAVADGVIGHPMTSPRYVSEVVLPAIATGAGRAGRDPGEVELVQNVMVSVASDPAVARAEVAQQIGFYATTPDYRPVLDLHGFGEVQPLLRRAYAERDWPRLASLVTDEMASTYALYGTADEVRDQARRFDGLAGELLLGGPWYRVPAGRLLENHLAILEAFAR, from the coding sequence ATGCGCTACGGGATGGTGGTCGGGGGGCCGCTGGCGGCCATCGGGCCGCTCGCCCAGGGCATCGAAGAGCGGGGCTTCGACTCGGTGTGGAGCACCGAGACCTCGTCCAACCCGTTCATCCAGGCGGCGCTGGCCGCCCAGGCGACCACCCGGGTGCGCATCGGCACCGCCATCGCCCTGGCCTTCCCGAGGGCGCCGGGCATCGCTGCCATGGAGGCCCTCGACCTGGACGAGCTTTCCGGCGGCCGCTTCGTCCTCGGCATCGGCACCCAGGTGAAGCGGGTCAACGAGCAGCGTTTCTCGACTCCCTTCGAGCACCCGGCGCCCCGCATGAAGGACTACGCCGCCGCGGTCCGGGCGTTCTGGGGCGGCTACGCCGGGCAGGAGCCGGCCCACCGGGGGCGCTTCTACACCGTGACGATGGCGCCGTGGCCCCGCATCGTCCCGCCCGCGCGCCCCTCGGTGCCGATCTACTTCGCCGCCGTCGGTGCCGGGATGCTGCGGGCGGCCGGTGCCGTGGCCGACGGCGTCATCGGCCACCCGATGACCTCCCCGCGCTATGTCTCCGAGGTGGTGCTCCCAGCCATCGCCACCGGGGCCGGCCGCGCCGGCCGGGACCCGGGCGAGGTGGAGCTGGTACAGAACGTGATGGTGTCGGTCGCCAGCGACCCCGCCGTCGCCCGGGCGGAGGTGGCCCAGCAGATCGGCTTCTACGCCACGACGCCCGACTACCGCCCGGTCCTGGACCTGCACGGCTTCGGCGAGGTCCAGCCGCTGCTGCGCCGGGCCTACGCCGAGCGGGACTGGCCCCGCCTGGCGTCGCTGGTCACCGACGAGATGGCCTCCACCTACGCCCTGTACGGCACCGCCGACGAGGTGCGGGACCAGGCCCGGCGCTTCGACGGGCTGGCCGGCGAGCTTCTGCTGGGCGGGCCGTGGTACCGGGTCCCGGCCGGACGGCTCCTCGAGAACCACCTGGCCATCCTGGAGGCCTTCGCCCGCTAG
- a CDS encoding DUF4232 domain-containing protein has protein sequence MNRGRTAMLMVFCLALGACSARSTLGGATDTSAPPGRAPTLSPTPSAAAASPAPTAPASPSRCHTGQLSLTLDAPTVTPTTQYQSRLVLTNISAGPCTLAGFPGVELTGDVSNGSKTYNPIRQSESPTKVVVDPGLNAVATLTALPGPDVCDNGTPWVPFLIDVTPPDETTHLEAPWPELSVDNCQGGATHPGTYLGAFHPGNLAPPTPAGLSGAGPFAGSWSHHGIGLRIDSTGSGTADWRTYATCGQDPPPCDTFSGNLITDGGHATLTVTAAGPTVANVQILDSTDTKNVPLGSTTMTFDFAHRLVYWADWPGTAFCGADSVIGPITCGA, from the coding sequence GTGAACCGGGGACGGACGGCCATGCTCATGGTCTTCTGCCTTGCCCTGGGGGCATGCTCGGCGAGGTCCACCTTGGGCGGGGCCACCGACACCTCCGCACCCCCGGGGCGGGCGCCGACCCTCTCGCCGACACCCTCGGCGGCAGCTGCGAGCCCGGCACCCACCGCTCCGGCGAGCCCGAGCCGATGCCACACGGGCCAGCTATCGCTGACGCTTGACGCCCCGACGGTGACCCCGACCACGCAGTACCAGTCCCGTCTGGTCCTCACGAACATCTCCGCCGGCCCGTGCACCCTGGCCGGGTTCCCGGGCGTGGAGCTGACCGGGGACGTGTCCAACGGGTCGAAGACCTACAACCCCATCCGGCAGTCCGAGAGCCCAACGAAGGTGGTGGTCGATCCCGGATTGAACGCGGTGGCGACGCTCACCGCTCTGCCGGGCCCGGACGTATGCGACAACGGCACGCCCTGGGTGCCCTTCCTGATCGACGTCACGCCCCCAGACGAGACCACCCACCTCGAGGCTCCCTGGCCGGAGCTCTCCGTTGACAACTGCCAGGGCGGGGCCACACACCCCGGCACCTACCTCGGGGCGTTCCATCCCGGGAATCTGGCCCCACCCACTCCCGCCGGGCTCAGCGGTGCCGGGCCCTTCGCGGGCAGTTGGAGCCACCACGGCATCGGCCTGCGCATCGACAGCACCGGCTCGGGCACGGCGGACTGGCGCACGTACGCCACCTGCGGTCAGGACCCCCCGCCGTGCGACACGTTCTCGGGCAACCTCATCACCGATGGCGGCCATGCCACGCTCACCGTGACCGCCGCCGGCCCGACAGTGGCGAACGTCCAGATCCTGGACTCGACGGACACCAAGAACGTCCCGCTCGGCTCGACGACCATGACGTTCGACTTTGCGCACCGCCTGGTCTACTGGGCGGATTGGCCCGGGACCGCGTTCTGCGGCGCCGACTCGGTGATCGGCCCGATCACCTGCGGCGCCTGA
- a CDS encoding family 2 encapsulin nanocompartment cargo protein terpene cyclase, whose amino-acid sequence MVLIAPAPVPPAPPIPQDPADPADPADLARLAAALLASARRPAPRDLLLPPGEQASAGGAGAAASASAPSLADLLVSGPVGLGTAASRVVAPVAPAPPDALGEPQRDEGGTELYCPPAVRDDVALGELTNEALVAWAGEVGIYPDQLDKVRAANFGRLMMLTHPACTDPDRLLAAAKCVLAEWATDDHFLDDESLGADAAAISSRLGITYAAIDPVDLPAAYAPQLQAALDAEPVARAYQSAFEHLGRFATPTQVARLHHELGIMFMAYSHEADWRRSGRTPPVWEYLTHRHENSFLPPMVLVDPLAGYEVPAHEFADRRVRRCFCLAGSASVILNDLYSMAKESDADFDLPKVIAAEEHCSIPEAIERAVVVHNELMHTYEREAAALSAVGSPALTRFLTDVWAWLGGNREWHATTLRYQVPAT is encoded by the coding sequence ATGGTCCTGATCGCCCCGGCCCCAGTCCCGCCAGCCCCGCCGATCCCACAGGATCCGGCTGATCCGGCTGATCCGGCTGATCTGGCGAGGCTGGCGGCCGCACTCCTGGCCAGCGCCCGGCGCCCGGCACCGCGGGACCTGCTCTTACCCCCCGGGGAGCAGGCCTCGGCGGGGGGCGCCGGGGCGGCCGCCTCCGCCTCCGCGCCCTCGCTGGCGGACCTGCTCGTGAGCGGGCCGGTGGGGCTCGGGACGGCGGCCTCGCGGGTGGTGGCGCCGGTGGCCCCCGCCCCGCCGGACGCCCTCGGGGAGCCACAACGGGACGAGGGCGGCACCGAGCTGTACTGCCCCCCGGCGGTGCGGGACGACGTCGCCCTCGGCGAGCTGACCAACGAGGCCCTGGTCGCCTGGGCCGGGGAGGTGGGCATCTACCCGGACCAGCTCGACAAGGTACGGGCCGCCAACTTCGGGCGCCTCATGATGCTGACCCACCCGGCCTGTACCGACCCCGACCGCCTCCTCGCCGCCGCCAAGTGCGTCCTGGCCGAGTGGGCCACCGACGACCACTTCCTGGACGACGAGTCCCTGGGGGCCGACGCCGCGGCGATCAGCTCCCGGCTGGGGATCACCTACGCCGCGATCGACCCGGTCGACCTGCCGGCGGCGTACGCCCCGCAGCTCCAGGCGGCCCTGGACGCCGAGCCCGTGGCCCGGGCCTACCAGTCGGCCTTCGAGCACCTGGGCCGCTTCGCCACCCCGACGCAGGTCGCCCGCCTGCACCACGAGCTGGGGATCATGTTCATGGCCTACAGCCATGAGGCGGACTGGCGCCGGTCGGGGCGCACGCCCCCGGTGTGGGAGTACCTGACCCACCGCCACGAGAACAGCTTCCTGCCCCCGATGGTGCTGGTGGATCCGCTGGCGGGCTACGAGGTCCCGGCCCACGAGTTCGCCGACCGCCGGGTGCGCCGGTGCTTCTGCCTGGCGGGGAGCGCCAGCGTCATCCTCAACGACCTCTACTCGATGGCCAAGGAGTCCGACGCCGACTTCGACCTCCCGAAGGTGATCGCCGCCGAGGAGCACTGCTCGATCCCGGAGGCGATCGAGCGGGCCGTGGTGGTGCACAACGAGCTCATGCACACCTACGAGCGGGAGGCGGCCGCGCTGAGTGCGGTCGGCTCGCCCGCCCTGACACGCTTCCTGACCGACGTCTGGGCGTGGCTGGGCGGCAACCGGGAGTGGCACGCCACGACCCTGCGCTACCAGGTCCCGGCGACCTGA